One segment of Thermodesulfobacteriota bacterium DNA contains the following:
- a CDS encoding transposase: MARIARVVIPGIPHNITQRGNRRMQTFFCDDDYQGYMSMMS; encoded by the coding sequence ATGGCAAGGATAGCAAGAGTCGTCATACCGGGAATACCTCACAACATCACCCAGCGGGGTAATCGCCGGATGCAGACTTTTTTCTGCGACGATGATTATCAAGGATATATGTCCATGATGTCT